In one Tripterygium wilfordii isolate XIE 37 chromosome 22, ASM1340144v1, whole genome shotgun sequence genomic region, the following are encoded:
- the LOC119991878 gene encoding pyruvate dehydrogenase E1 component subunit alpha-2, mitochondrial-like, which yields MALSALVASASRSNLMRPVTTALASYLSPRRPISTDSKPLTIETSMPYGSHNCEAPSRSVETTSEELFSFFQDMAKMRRMEIAADSLYKAKLIRGFCHLYDGQEAVAVGMEAAITKKDSIITAYRDHCTFIGRGGSLFELFSELMGRHTGCSKGKGGSMHFYRKEAGFYGGHGIVGAQIPLGCGLAFAQKYSKDENVAFTLYGDGAANQGQLFEALNIAALWDLPAILVCENNHYGMGTAEWRSAKSHSYYKRGDYAPGLKVDGMDALAVKQACKFAKEHALKNGPIILEMDTYRYHGHSMSDPGSTYRTRDEISGVRQERDPVERIRKLLLAHDIATEKELKDIEKEVRKEVDQAIAQAKESPMPEPSELFTNVYVKGLGTEAFGADRKEVRVKLP from the exons ATGGCTCTATCAGCCCTCGTCGCCTCTGCTTCTCGATCCAATCTCATGAGACCAGTCACCACCGCCTTAGCGAGCTACCTGTCTCCCCGCCGCCCCATCTCTACCGACAGCAAGCCTCTTACGATCGAGACCTCCATGCCCTATGGCTCTCACAATTGTGAAGCTCCCTCACGCTCCGTCGAGACCACgtcggaggagcttttctcctttttccaGGACATGGCAAAGATGCGCCGCATGGAGATCGCTGCGGATTCGCTCTACAAGGCCAAACTCATCCGCGGATTTTGTCATCTCTACGATGGCCAAGAGGCCGTGGCGGTTGGCATGGAGGCCGCTATCACCAAGAAGGATAGTATCATCACTGCGTATCGTGATCACTGCACATTCATTGGGCGTGGTGGGAGTCTATTTGAGTTGTTTTCGGAGCTCATGGGGCGCCACACTGGCTGCTCTAAAGGAAAGGGAGGTTCTATGCATTTCTACCGGAAAGAGGCTGGATTCTATGGTGGTCACGGAATTGTTGGAGCTCAGATACCTCTGGGATGCGGCTTGGCTTTTGCACAGAAGTACTCCAAGGATGAAAACGTGGCATTTACATTGTACGGAGACGGAGCAGCTAATCAGGGACAGTTATTCGAGGCTCTGAATATTGCCGCACTTTGGGATCTGCCTGCAATTTTGGTCTGCGAGAACAATCACT ATGGGATGGGGACGGCAGAGTGGAGGTCTGCCAAGAGTCACTCTTATTATAAACGTGGGGATTATGCTCCTGGATTAAAG GTTGATGGTATGGACGCTCTTGCTGTGAAACAAGCCTGTAAATTTGCTAAGGAGCATGCTTTGAAGAATGGACCCATT ATTCTTGAAATGGACACTTACAGATACCACGGTCACTCCATGTCTGATCCTGGAAGCACTTATCGCACACGTGATGAAATCAGTGGCGTGAGACAG GAGCGTGATCCAGTTGAGAGAATAAGAAAGCTATTATTAGCTCACGATATAGCTACTGAGAAAGAACTAAAG GACATTGAGAAAGAAGTGAGAAAAGAAGTAGACCAAGCCATTGCTCAAGCCAAG GAAAGCCCGATGCCGGAGCCATCTGAACTCTTTACGAATGTATATGTGAAAGGATTAGGAACTGAG GCTTTTGGAGCAGATCGGAAAGAAGTTAGAGTTAAGCTTCCATAG